One Syntrophorhabdaceae bacterium DNA window includes the following coding sequences:
- a CDS encoding phospholipase A, with product MDRLPRHTGVLLLIKPLPGAILFLAALLLSLPAQAAGLSQKMGECAQIEDDSSRLRCFDGVTGRPSPSPNTSRTAITPEKSLPPQETVKEMANAPVVTAPEPSVMSRQWELDEKSRSKGALIRGYRPNYLLPMAYRSTLNQSPGLDVDSQARPQHLEAKFQISFKIKLWQDLFGKDVDLWFGYTQLAFWQLYNSAFSAPFRETNYEPEILLNFRTDYRFLGLKGRIINFGVNHQSNGRANPLSRSWNRIVANFGFERDKLGFLVKTWYRIPENASDDDNPDITKFMGNGELWAFYYWREHRFAAMVRNNMRVNNKGAIQLDWSFPLPFVNTDKLAGYIQYFNGYGESLIDYDNTVNRISLGFMLKDW from the coding sequence ATGGACCGATTGCCGCGACACACCGGGGTCCTTCTCCTGATAAAGCCTTTGCCGGGGGCCATTTTATTCCTGGCGGCCCTTCTCCTGTCCCTCCCGGCGCAGGCTGCCGGCTTATCACAAAAAATGGGGGAATGTGCGCAGATCGAGGATGACTCCTCCCGGCTCAGATGTTTCGATGGAGTCACGGGACGTCCTTCCCCGTCTCCGAACACCAGTCGGACTGCCATAACACCGGAAAAGTCGCTGCCCCCGCAGGAGACGGTAAAGGAAATGGCGAATGCTCCCGTGGTGACAGCTCCGGAGCCTTCCGTCATGTCGCGCCAGTGGGAGCTTGACGAAAAAAGCCGGTCAAAAGGCGCACTCATTAGGGGATATCGCCCCAATTACTTGCTCCCCATGGCCTACCGCTCGACTCTCAACCAGTCTCCCGGTCTCGATGTGGACAGTCAGGCCAGGCCCCAGCATTTGGAGGCGAAGTTCCAGATCAGCTTTAAGATCAAGCTGTGGCAGGACCTCTTCGGCAAAGACGTCGATCTCTGGTTCGGCTACACCCAGCTCGCCTTCTGGCAGCTGTACAACTCGGCCTTTTCCGCGCCTTTCCGGGAGACGAACTACGAGCCCGAAATTCTCCTCAATTTCCGCACCGATTATAGGTTCTTGGGTCTCAAGGGCAGGATCATCAATTTCGGCGTCAATCACCAGTCCAACGGCCGCGCCAATCCCCTTTCCAGGAGCTGGAACCGCATCGTGGCCAATTTCGGCTTTGAGAGGGACAAACTCGGTTTTCTCGTGAAGACATGGTACAGGATACCTGAAAACGCCAGCGACGACGATAACCCCGACATCACGAAATTTATGGGCAACGGCGAGTTGTGGGCCTTTTATTATTGGAGGGAGCACCGCTTCGCCGCCATGGTCCGCAATAATATGAGGGTCAACAACAAGGGCGCGATCCAGCTCGACTGGAGCTTTCCCCTGCCCTTTGTCAACACGGATAAGCTCGCCGGTTATATCCAATATTTTAACGGCTACGGCGAAAGCCTTATCGATTACGACAACACGGTGAACCGGATAAGCCTGGGCTTCATGCTCAAAGACTGGTAG
- the groL gene encoding chaperonin GroEL (60 kDa chaperone family; promotes refolding of misfolded polypeptides especially under stressful conditions; forms two stacked rings of heptamers to form a barrel-shaped 14mer; ends can be capped by GroES; misfolded proteins enter the barrel where they are refolded when GroES binds), with the protein MAKDIIYDQRVRESLLKGVNTLADAVKVTLGPKGRNVILEKTFGSPNVTKDGVTVAKEIELEDKFENMGAQMVKEVASKTSDVAGDGTTTATVLAQSIYREGAKLVAAGHNPMELKRGIDKAVEIIIAELKKVSKPTKDQKEIAQVGTISANNDEGIGNIIAEAMAKVGKEGVITVEEAKSMETTLEIVEGMQFDKGYISPYFVTNPEKMEAVLDEPLMLINEKKVSNMKDLLPILEQVAKMGRTLLIISEDVEGEALATLVVNKLRGTLKVAAVKAPGFGDRRKAMLEDIAILTGGQVISEELGIKLESISLKDLGSAKRVVIDKDNTTIVDGAGDKKEIEARVKQIRTQIDETTSDYDREKLQERLAKLVGGVAVINVGAATESEMKEKKARVEDALNATKAAVEEGIIPGGGVAFMRCLPALDAIKLEGERQFGIQIVKKALEDPLRWIAQNAGHDGSIIIEKVKNGKGGFGFDASKEVFVDDMQEAGIIDPTKVARTALQNAASVAALLLTTDCMIAEKPKEKGAGGMPGMPPGGMGGMDGMY; encoded by the coding sequence ATGGCTAAAGATATTATATACGATCAGAGGGTGCGCGAGTCCCTCCTCAAGGGCGTGAATACCCTCGCCGATGCAGTCAAAGTGACTCTCGGGCCTAAAGGAAGAAACGTAATTCTCGAAAAAACCTTCGGATCCCCCAATGTCACGAAAGACGGCGTCACCGTGGCGAAGGAAATAGAGCTCGAAGACAAGTTCGAGAATATGGGCGCCCAGATGGTAAAAGAAGTGGCGAGCAAGACAAGCGACGTGGCCGGCGACGGCACCACGACCGCCACGGTCCTTGCCCAGTCGATCTACCGGGAGGGCGCGAAGCTTGTTGCAGCGGGCCATAACCCCATGGAGCTGAAAAGAGGCATCGATAAGGCTGTCGAGATCATTATCGCAGAGCTCAAAAAGGTCTCCAAACCGACGAAAGACCAGAAAGAGATCGCCCAGGTGGGCACGATTTCCGCGAATAACGACGAAGGGATCGGCAACATTATCGCCGAGGCCATGGCCAAAGTAGGGAAAGAGGGCGTCATCACGGTCGAAGAAGCGAAGAGCATGGAGACCACCCTCGAGATCGTCGAAGGCATGCAGTTCGACAAGGGATATATCTCCCCCTATTTTGTCACCAACCCCGAGAAAATGGAAGCGGTCCTCGACGAACCCCTGATGCTCATCAATGAGAAGAAGGTAAGCAACATGAAAGACCTTCTCCCCATCCTGGAACAGGTTGCAAAGATGGGTCGCACGCTCCTTATCATCTCCGAAGACGTGGAAGGCGAAGCCCTCGCAACACTGGTCGTCAACAAGCTGAGAGGGACTCTGAAAGTCGCGGCCGTAAAGGCCCCGGGTTTCGGCGACAGACGCAAAGCAATGCTTGAAGACATCGCGATTCTCACGGGCGGCCAGGTAATCTCCGAAGAGCTGGGGATCAAGCTCGAGAGCATATCCCTTAAGGACCTCGGCTCGGCAAAGAGGGTCGTGATCGACAAGGACAACACCACGATCGTGGACGGCGCAGGGGACAAGAAAGAGATCGAGGCGCGGGTAAAACAGATCCGAACCCAGATCGACGAGACGACCTCCGATTACGACAGGGAGAAACTCCAGGAAAGACTTGCAAAGTTGGTCGGCGGCGTGGCCGTGATCAATGTGGGCGCGGCAACGGAGTCTGAAATGAAAGAGAAGAAGGCCCGCGTGGAAGATGCATTGAATGCCACGAAGGCCGCGGTGGAAGAAGGTATTATCCCCGGCGGCGGCGTTGCCTTCATGAGATGCCTCCCTGCCCTGGATGCAATAAAGCTCGAAGGGGAGAGACAGTTCGGCATTCAGATCGTGAAGAAGGCCCTGGAAGACCCGCTCAGATGGATCGCCCAGAATGCCGGTCACGACGGCTCGATCATCATCGAGAAGGTGAAGAACGGCAAGGGCGGCTTCGGATTCGACGCGTCTAAGGAAGTATTCGTCGACGATATGCAGGAAGCGGGCATTATCGATCCCACGAAGGTCGCGAGGACCGCACTGCAGAATGCGGCGTCCGTTGCGGCACTTCTTCTCACCACGGATTGCATGATCGCCGAGAAGCCGAAGGAGAAGGGCGCCGGCGGTATGCCTGGTATGCCTCCCGGAGGTATGGGCGGTATGGACGGTATGTACTAA
- the groES gene encoding co-chaperone GroES: MKVKPLQDRVLIKRIQEEEKTKGGIIIPDAAKEKPQEGIVVAVGDGKVLENGQKAALTVKPGDKILFGKYSGTEIKVDGEEHLILREDDILGIVED; encoded by the coding sequence ATGAAGGTGAAACCATTACAGGACAGGGTCCTTATCAAGAGGATCCAGGAAGAAGAGAAGACGAAGGGCGGCATCATTATCCCCGACGCGGCGAAGGAGAAACCTCAGGAAGGTATCGTAGTAGCGGTAGGTGACGGTAAAGTCCTTGAAAACGGCCAGAAAGCGGCCCTCACCGTGAAACCGGGCGACAAAATCCTCTTCGGGAAATACTCCGGAACGGAGATCAAGGTGGACGGCGAAGAGCATCTTATTCTGAGAGAAGACGACATCCTCGGAATCGTAGAAGACTAA